From the genome of Amia ocellicauda isolate fAmiCal2 chromosome 14, fAmiCal2.hap1, whole genome shotgun sequence, one region includes:
- the LOC136768561 gene encoding cornifelin homolog B has protein sequence MATKIVIQQPQPLMYEMESTEWSTGICDCCEDIESCCLAFWCGPCFACKTVHEYGECLCLPLLDMFGFIPPIALTMRVVTRQRYGIKDTICHDCLYACCCYACSWCQVSREIKMRAKPVVLTHALPNVNAGNYNA, from the exons ATGGCTACAAAAATAGTAATTCAGCAGCCCCAGCCACTCATGTATGAAATGGAATCCACGGAGTGGAGCACGGGCATCTGCGACTGCTGTGAAGACATTGAATCCT GCTGTTTAGCATTCTGGTGTGGTCCCTGTTTTGCCTGCAAGACTGTCCACGAATATGGGGAATGCCTTTGTCTCCCCCTTCTGGACATGTTTGGTTTTATACCACCCATCGCTCTGACTATGAGGGTAGTCACCCGACAGCGCTATGGGATCAAG GACACTATCTGTCATGACTGTCTATACGCCTGTTGTTGCTACGCTTGCTCTTGGTGCCAGGTTTCCAGAGAGATAAAGATGCGTGCCAAGCCAGTAGTTTTGACCCACGCGCTGCCCAATGTCAATGCCGGAAACTACAATGCTTGA